Proteins encoded by one window of Gemmatimonas aurantiaca:
- the guaA gene encoding glutamine-hydrolyzing GMP synthase, giving the protein MNSRILILDCGSQFTQLIARRVREARVYSEIHPPTKSLDWIRAWKPTGIILSGGPSSVTDEGAPTVSRALLDIAPVLGVCYGMQLIAHLEGGAVVGGGRREYGRAEVTVDEASGMFAGFEGGEKTTVWMSHGDHVEQVPPGYVPTAHSGNTCAGFRHVSKPIHAVQFHAEVHHTARGAEIIENFLFDICHCTPDWTPGHFIDLEVQKIREMVGDRQVICGLSGGVDSSVAAALVHKAIGDQLTCIFVDTGLLRLHEREQVERTFRAHLGIKLITVRAEDRFLNALAGEGDPEKKRKLIGHTFIDVFEDASADAGKDAAFLVQGTLYPDVIESVSAKGGPSATIKTHHNVGGLKPDMKFKLIEPLRELFKDEVRNVGRELGLPEEMVGRHPFPGPGLAIRVLGEVTPHALDVLRRADAIYLEEIRAAGLYPDIWQAFAVFLPVRSVGVMGDGRTYDNVVALRAVTSTDGMTADWFPFPHDVLARISNRIINEVDGVNRVVYDVSSKPPATIEWE; this is encoded by the coding sequence ATGAACAGTCGTATCCTCATCCTCGATTGCGGCTCGCAGTTCACACAGCTCATTGCCCGCCGTGTGCGCGAGGCGCGTGTGTACTCGGAGATCCATCCGCCCACCAAGTCCCTCGACTGGATCCGGGCCTGGAAGCCCACCGGCATCATCCTGTCGGGTGGCCCGAGTTCCGTGACGGATGAGGGCGCGCCGACGGTGTCGCGGGCGCTGCTGGATATCGCCCCGGTGCTGGGCGTGTGTTACGGCATGCAGCTCATCGCGCATCTCGAAGGGGGCGCGGTGGTGGGTGGCGGTCGCCGCGAGTATGGCCGGGCCGAGGTCACCGTCGATGAAGCGTCCGGCATGTTTGCCGGCTTCGAGGGCGGCGAGAAGACCACGGTGTGGATGAGCCATGGCGATCATGTGGAGCAGGTGCCGCCGGGATACGTCCCGACGGCGCACAGCGGCAACACCTGCGCGGGCTTCCGCCACGTCAGCAAGCCCATTCACGCGGTGCAGTTCCACGCCGAGGTGCATCACACCGCGCGTGGCGCGGAGATCATCGAGAACTTCCTGTTCGACATCTGTCACTGCACGCCAGACTGGACGCCGGGGCATTTCATCGATCTCGAAGTGCAGAAGATCCGGGAGATGGTGGGCGATCGTCAGGTGATCTGCGGTCTTTCCGGCGGTGTCGATTCCAGTGTCGCCGCGGCGCTCGTGCACAAGGCCATCGGGGATCAGCTCACCTGCATCTTCGTGGACACCGGCCTGTTGCGTCTGCACGAGCGTGAGCAGGTGGAGCGCACGTTCCGCGCGCATCTGGGCATCAAGCTCATCACCGTGCGGGCCGAGGACCGGTTCCTGAATGCGCTGGCCGGTGAAGGGGATCCCGAGAAGAAGCGCAAGCTCATCGGCCACACGTTCATCGACGTGTTCGAGGATGCATCGGCCGATGCAGGGAAGGACGCCGCGTTCCTGGTGCAGGGCACGCTCTATCCCGATGTGATCGAATCGGTGAGCGCCAAGGGCGGTCCGTCGGCGACGATCAAGACGCACCACAACGTGGGCGGACTCAAGCCCGACATGAAGTTCAAGCTCATCGAGCCGTTGCGCGAACTGTTCAAGGACGAAGTGCGCAACGTGGGACGCGAACTCGGACTGCCGGAGGAAATGGTGGGGCGTCATCCGTTCCCCGGCCCGGGTCTCGCCATCCGCGTGCTCGGCGAGGTGACGCCACATGCGCTCGATGTGCTGCGGCGTGCCGACGCGATCTATCTCGAGGAGATCCGTGCGGCGGGTCTGTATCCCGACATCTGGCAGGCGTTCGCCGTGTTCCTGCCCGTGCGTTCGGTGGGCGTGATGGGCGATGGCCGCACGTATGACAACGTGGTGGCGTTGCGCGCGGTGACGAGCACCGATGGCATGACGGCGGACTGGTTCCCGTTCCCGCACGATGTGCTGGCGCGGATCTCCAATCGCATCATCAACGAAGTGGATGGCGTGAACCGCGTGGTGTACGACGTGAGCTCGAAGCCGCCGGCGACGATCGAGTGGGAGTGA
- a CDS encoding serine hydrolase domain-containing protein: MFTAAIVVCAGCANRGSPAPRTTWVAQRAAALDAGVPAIIRSRRIAGAGVALIRDGRLAWTGYYGEQGPGVPASRTTMFNTASLAKSITAETAVRLASAGMLSLDEPIAAWYLEPDLADDPRYARLTPRIILSHRSGLLNWEYQYKNKKLAFVADPGTRFGYSGAAYDILAKFLEKKSGLGFDDLVSKTVFEPLGMTHTSMRRRASIDALVTTPMNADGVYEAPYTTTQRDWHHGSWSSASDLFVTLEDYSKFLIDVMNGHAVSIALARERFVVESSFAGAEEWACMAEAGLVCPNPYGFGLGWIVFDYGPHKLVWGGGNDSGENALVHFSPDKPGDAVVIFINGGNGVVASLDIAELIDRDQPLVSYLHQLVDRHRRQ; this comes from the coding sequence GTGTTCACCGCCGCCATCGTCGTCTGCGCGGGATGCGCCAATCGAGGTTCGCCGGCGCCACGCACCACATGGGTCGCGCAGCGCGCGGCCGCGCTGGACGCCGGCGTGCCGGCCATCATTCGCTCGCGCCGCATCGCGGGCGCTGGCGTCGCGCTCATTCGCGACGGGCGCCTCGCATGGACTGGCTACTACGGCGAGCAGGGCCCTGGCGTGCCCGCTTCCCGCACGACGATGTTCAATACCGCCTCGCTGGCCAAGTCGATCACCGCGGAGACCGCGGTGCGGCTGGCATCCGCCGGCATGCTGTCGCTGGACGAACCGATTGCGGCCTGGTACCTGGAGCCCGATCTCGCCGACGATCCGCGCTACGCGCGGCTGACGCCGCGCATCATCCTGTCGCACCGGTCCGGATTGCTCAACTGGGAGTACCAGTACAAAAACAAGAAGCTGGCCTTCGTCGCCGATCCCGGCACGCGCTTCGGCTATTCCGGGGCAGCCTACGACATCCTGGCGAAATTCCTGGAGAAGAAGTCCGGCCTGGGGTTCGACGACCTGGTGTCGAAGACGGTGTTCGAGCCGCTGGGTATGACGCACACGTCCATGCGCCGCCGCGCTTCAATCGACGCGCTGGTGACGACGCCGATGAACGCCGACGGCGTGTATGAGGCCCCTTACACCACCACGCAGCGCGATTGGCATCACGGATCGTGGAGTTCGGCATCCGACCTGTTCGTCACGCTCGAAGACTATTCGAAATTCCTCATCGACGTGATGAACGGCCACGCGGTGTCGATAGCGCTGGCGCGCGAACGGTTTGTCGTGGAATCGTCGTTTGCCGGTGCCGAGGAATGGGCGTGCATGGCAGAAGCGGGCCTGGTCTGCCCGAATCCCTATGGCTTCGGTCTTGGCTGGATCGTGTTCGACTACGGCCCACACAAACTGGTCTGGGGAGGCGGCAACGATTCCGGTGAGAACGCCCTCGTCCATTTCTCGCCGGACAAGCCCGGTGACGCGGTGGTGATCTTCATCAACGGCGGCAACGGCGTGGTCGCCTCGCTCGATATCGCCGAACTGATCGATCGCGACCAGCCGCTGGTGTCTTATCTGCATCAGCTCGTCGATCGTCACCGCCGTCAATGA
- a CDS encoding CPBP family intramembrane glutamic endopeptidase — protein sequence MTARSHPIASFLALTLAISSIFYALIIGTGHTGGARGAYATGLMWCPGIAALLTCRLCRIPLRSLGWQWGAWRWQWLAYAMPLTYAACAYAVVWFFGYGDFPDPAFVAWTRRGLGWTSAPDWLVLAGGFMLVATTGMVASSAQALGEEIGWRGFLTPHMTGQYGEVRGALLTGALWAAWHLPILLFADYHSKTPWWYGLGCFTVMVLGMSVIMAWLRSRSGSLWTGVVFHASHNLFIQGFFTPATRARGMFTSFAIDEFGFAVPLMVGLLALSLLAVRKAGPVRQDDTRR from the coding sequence GTGACTGCCCGCTCCCACCCTATCGCCTCCTTCCTCGCGCTGACGCTGGCGATCAGTTCGATCTTCTATGCGCTCATCATCGGCACGGGGCATACCGGTGGCGCTCGCGGGGCTTACGCGACGGGCCTGATGTGGTGCCCTGGCATCGCGGCGTTGCTGACCTGCCGGCTGTGCCGGATTCCGCTGCGCTCGCTCGGATGGCAATGGGGAGCGTGGCGCTGGCAATGGCTTGCCTACGCGATGCCGCTGACGTATGCCGCGTGCGCCTACGCGGTCGTCTGGTTCTTCGGCTACGGTGATTTTCCCGACCCGGCCTTCGTCGCGTGGACACGCAGGGGACTTGGCTGGACCAGCGCACCGGACTGGCTGGTGCTGGCTGGCGGCTTCATGCTCGTTGCGACGACCGGCATGGTCGCCAGTTCAGCGCAGGCGTTGGGCGAGGAGATCGGCTGGCGTGGATTCCTGACGCCGCACATGACCGGGCAGTACGGCGAGGTGCGCGGCGCGCTGCTGACCGGCGCGCTGTGGGCCGCATGGCACCTGCCCATCCTGCTGTTCGCCGACTACCACAGCAAAACGCCCTGGTGGTACGGGCTCGGCTGCTTCACCGTGATGGTGCTCGGCATGAGCGTCATCATGGCCTGGCTCAGATCGCGTTCCGGCAGCCTCTGGACCGGCGTCGTCTTCCATGCCAGTCACAATCTGTTCATCCAGGGCTTTTTCACGCCGGCGACGCGGGCGCGCGGTATGTTCACGTCGTTCGCGATCGACGAGTTCGGATTTGCCGTGCCCTTGATGGTGGGGCTGCTGGCGCTGAGTTTACTCGCCGTGCGGAAGGCCGGACCGGTGCGACAGGATGATACGCGACGGTGA
- a CDS encoding histidine kinase, protein MIRDGELSVILHTQTTDDERRFGMTNDGAALLAIGIATAAMLWTALFVAYRHDRADASAVASASVLLVIPPLLSYYLLMDLTRGRLSLARQVACVCGLALLWLAIQRGLIYPAFGFSPALGESVANLILLPVFGVASWLAVRGFRYRQRLARALDLQHRTELQLLDAQLAPHTLFNMLNTVYAVLLSDRERAVPLFLSMSEALRHVVDRMRKRWVPLHDELDFIEHYATLERARDAARVNIAIDARGDLEIPVPPMLLATLFENAVKHGRFADGTMDIQVSVEADETRIRLEVRNRFPSPSPVPLTTGMGVGQANVRDRLRLIYPGRSTFVIDATDGLYRAVIVIAP, encoded by the coding sequence ATGATACGCGACGGTGAACTCAGCGTGATTTTGCACACGCAAACGACAGATGACGAACGTCGGTTTGGCATGACGAACGATGGCGCCGCGCTGCTCGCGATCGGCATTGCCACCGCGGCGATGTTGTGGACGGCGCTGTTCGTCGCCTATCGCCACGATCGCGCGGATGCCTCGGCCGTCGCATCCGCATCCGTCCTGTTGGTGATTCCGCCGCTGCTGTCCTACTACCTGCTGATGGATCTGACCCGCGGAAGGCTGTCGCTCGCGCGTCAGGTCGCCTGTGTCTGCGGACTTGCTCTGCTGTGGCTCGCCATTCAACGCGGCCTGATCTATCCCGCATTCGGCTTTTCGCCTGCGCTCGGCGAAAGCGTTGCCAACCTGATCCTGCTGCCGGTGTTCGGCGTGGCGTCATGGCTGGCGGTCCGTGGCTTCCGGTACCGTCAACGGCTTGCCCGCGCGCTTGACCTTCAACACAGGACAGAACTGCAGCTGCTCGATGCCCAGCTTGCGCCACACACCCTGTTCAACATGCTCAACACCGTCTACGCCGTCCTGCTGAGCGATCGCGAGCGGGCGGTGCCGCTGTTCCTTTCGATGTCCGAAGCGCTGCGCCATGTCGTCGACCGCATGCGCAAGCGCTGGGTGCCGCTGCACGACGAGCTGGACTTCATTGAACACTACGCCACGCTGGAGCGCGCGCGCGATGCGGCGCGCGTGAATATCGCTATCGATGCGCGCGGCGATCTGGAGATCCCGGTACCGCCGATGCTGTTGGCGACGCTGTTCGAGAACGCGGTCAAGCACGGTCGCTTCGCCGACGGCACGATGGATATTCAGGTCTCCGTCGAAGCGGACGAGACACGGATCCGGCTGGAAGTGCGCAATCGTTTCCCCTCACCCAGCCCCGTCCCGCTCACGACCGGGATGGGAGTGGGGCAGGCCAATGTCCGCGACCGGCTGCGGCTGATCTACCCCGGAAGAAGCACGTTCGTAATCGACGCGACCGACGGCCTCTATCGTGCCGTCATCGTCATCGCTCCATGA
- a CDS encoding LytTR family DNA-binding domain-containing protein gives MMRFKAASLDDEPNAHIVLRALLADVPDIVLERTFTAPYEALAALNQQPCELLFLDVAMPVSGLDFLRALTHPPITVLLTASMEHALAAFELGVRDYLLKPVSGQRLQRCLENIRPLLLAARSGTAIGAPARLPVRCGNEHCLIDITKTPRIEASGNFSIVYTERDAIFASEPMKELERRLAPLGFVRIHKSHLVNRVYIRRIGASEVVLRDGLTLPIGRAYRLAVADALGA, from the coding sequence ATGATGCGTTTCAAGGCCGCCAGCCTGGACGATGAACCCAATGCGCACATTGTTCTGCGTGCGCTGCTCGCCGACGTGCCGGATATTGTGCTGGAGCGGACATTCACCGCACCGTACGAGGCGCTCGCCGCGTTGAACCAGCAGCCTTGCGAGCTGCTCTTTCTCGATGTCGCCATGCCGGTGAGTGGCCTCGACTTCCTGCGGGCACTGACCCATCCACCGATCACCGTACTGCTGACCGCGAGCATGGAGCATGCACTGGCCGCCTTCGAACTCGGCGTACGTGACTACCTGCTGAAGCCGGTCTCCGGTCAGCGCCTGCAACGTTGCCTCGAGAACATTCGCCCGCTGCTACTGGCCGCACGGAGCGGAACGGCCATCGGCGCTCCCGCGAGGCTGCCGGTGCGCTGCGGCAATGAACATTGCCTCATCGACATTACGAAGACCCCGCGTATCGAAGCGAGCGGAAACTTTTCGATCGTTTACACGGAGCGGGATGCGATTTTCGCCTCCGAACCGATGAAGGAGCTCGAACGTCGTCTCGCGCCGCTCGGCTTCGTCCGCATCCACAAATCGCATCTGGTCAACCGCGTCTACATCCGCAGGATAGGGGCATCCGAAGTCGTTCTGCGCGATGGACTCACGCTGCCGATCGGTCGCGCATACCGGTTGGCCGTGGCGGATGCATTGGGGGCGTGA
- a CDS encoding cytochrome c peroxidase translates to MSAISAMVMPRADTLMALGRQIFFDSTLSASGRLSCASCHDQQYGWAAPNALAVQTGGIGGTASGLRAVPSLGYAQDTPPFTEHYREDDGDDSEDQGAAGGLMWDGRAESLKEQAALPLLSPLEMGNISRAAAVERLRVSAVAEAFRTAFGAHVFDDSLVAWNGLLAALDAFQQSPADFYPYSSKYDAFLRGEGALTARERRGLALFNDPAKGNCASCHPSARQREGFPQFTDRGFLALGVPRNRRIPVNADSTYYDLGLCGPLRTDLADRPDYCGAFKTPTLRNVARRQVFFHNGVFTSLEQVLRFYARRDTEGRLFYPVDKRGVVQMYDDLPRIYWDNLNVDPPFDRKPGQRPAFSDAEAADMIAFLRTLNDGYSETTPARR, encoded by the coding sequence GTGTCCGCGATTTCCGCCATGGTCATGCCGCGGGCCGACACCTTGATGGCTCTCGGGCGGCAGATCTTCTTCGATTCCACACTGTCCGCTTCCGGGCGTCTCTCGTGCGCCAGCTGTCACGATCAGCAGTATGGCTGGGCCGCGCCCAACGCACTGGCGGTACAGACGGGTGGCATCGGAGGAACGGCGTCGGGGCTGCGCGCCGTGCCGAGTCTCGGATACGCCCAGGACACACCGCCGTTCACCGAGCACTATCGCGAAGACGATGGCGACGACAGCGAGGATCAGGGAGCGGCCGGAGGCCTCATGTGGGATGGACGCGCCGAATCACTGAAGGAGCAGGCCGCATTGCCACTGCTGTCGCCGCTGGAGATGGGCAACATCAGTCGAGCCGCCGCCGTGGAACGACTGCGGGTCTCCGCGGTGGCCGAGGCCTTCCGCACCGCGTTCGGTGCCCACGTCTTCGACGATTCGCTCGTGGCGTGGAACGGACTTCTGGCGGCCCTCGATGCCTTCCAGCAGAGCCCCGCCGACTTCTATCCGTACTCGAGCAAGTACGATGCATTTCTGCGCGGGGAAGGCGCGTTGACCGCGCGAGAGCGACGTGGGCTGGCGCTGTTCAACGATCCCGCGAAGGGAAACTGTGCGTCCTGCCATCCCAGTGCCCGTCAACGCGAAGGCTTTCCGCAGTTCACGGATCGGGGATTCCTCGCACTCGGCGTTCCCCGCAACCGTCGCATTCCGGTCAACGCCGATTCGACTTATTACGATCTCGGTCTCTGTGGTCCATTGCGCACCGATCTGGCGGACCGACCCGACTATTGTGGTGCCTTCAAGACGCCGACGCTACGCAATGTCGCGCGGCGCCAGGTCTTCTTTCACAACGGCGTCTTCACGTCACTCGAACAGGTGCTGCGCTTCTATGCACGGCGCGACACCGAGGGGCGGTTGTTCTATCCGGTGGACAAGCGTGGTGTCGTGCAGATGTACGACGACCTGCCGCGCATCTACTGGGACAATCTCAACGTCGATCCACCCTTCGACCGGAAGCCCGGACAGCGGCCGGCGTTTTCCGACGCCGAAGCGGCGGACATGATCGCGTTCCTGCGGACGTTGAATGATGGGTACAGTGAAACGACCCCAGCCCGTCGATAG
- the acpA gene encoding acid phosphatase, with the protein MVTSRNFVLQAAAAGIAALLVGSCRPASQAPSQPPAATVQALRQNVKHIVVIYAENRSFDNLYGHFPGANGVGRVIDPEGRPTAAYVPQKDRDGVTVLPTLPKTWTGVTQRGVTPVVTEAQSAGLPNAPFGIETAFRKNANVTLGTGTITRDLAHRFFENQMQINGGKNDGFAAWSDAGGLAMGHFDYSQSAMYRLAREFVLADNFFQGAFGGSYLNHQYLICACAPVYPDAANSPAKGSITQLVKNADGSYQPRLAVTARSPASALDGRPVFVNSGNLTPENYFGDGKYYTVNTMQPAYQPSGGPPAKDGNPAYADPSRATTLPPQTEQTIGDLLSAKGVSWTWYGGSWNAAVAEGPREMAARRVIYRSNNNGVATPAEVDFQAHHQPFNYYAAFDPDTHAAARATHLRDYDDLVKDAAAGTLPAVTFYKPEGMYNQHEGYADLDNGDARMADLVAKLRASPQWKNMVIVVTYDEFGGVWDHVAPPRGDLLGPGTRIPAIIISPFARAGTVDHTQYDTGSVLRLITRTFDLGTLRGLAQRDSALVRNGGRAMGDMTGALTFP; encoded by the coding sequence ATGGTCACGTCACGGAATTTCGTGTTGCAGGCAGCCGCGGCGGGGATCGCGGCGCTTCTGGTCGGCTCCTGCCGCCCTGCGAGCCAGGCACCGTCGCAGCCCCCGGCGGCGACGGTACAGGCGTTGCGACAGAACGTGAAGCACATCGTGGTGATCTACGCTGAGAATCGCTCGTTCGACAACCTGTATGGCCATTTTCCCGGCGCCAACGGGGTTGGCCGGGTGATCGATCCGGAAGGCCGTCCCACGGCCGCGTATGTGCCGCAAAAAGACCGGGACGGCGTCACCGTGCTGCCCACGCTGCCCAAGACCTGGACCGGCGTGACACAGCGCGGTGTCACCCCCGTGGTCACGGAGGCGCAAAGTGCGGGACTGCCCAACGCGCCGTTCGGTATCGAGACGGCCTTCCGCAAGAACGCCAATGTCACACTCGGTACGGGCACCATCACCCGCGATCTCGCGCACAGGTTCTTCGAGAATCAGATGCAGATCAATGGCGGCAAGAACGACGGCTTTGCGGCGTGGAGTGATGCCGGCGGTCTCGCCATGGGTCACTTCGATTATTCGCAGTCTGCGATGTACCGATTGGCCCGGGAGTTCGTGCTGGCCGACAATTTTTTCCAGGGCGCATTCGGCGGTTCGTACCTCAATCATCAGTATCTCATCTGCGCCTGCGCTCCGGTGTATCCGGACGCCGCCAACTCGCCGGCCAAGGGCAGCATCACCCAGCTCGTGAAGAACGCGGACGGTTCGTATCAACCGAGGCTGGCCGTCACGGCGCGCAGCCCGGCCTCGGCGCTCGATGGTCGCCCGGTCTTCGTGAACAGCGGCAATCTCACGCCTGAGAACTACTTCGGCGATGGCAAGTACTACACGGTGAACACGATGCAACCGGCGTATCAGCCCAGTGGCGGTCCGCCGGCCAAGGACGGGAACCCGGCCTATGCCGACCCATCACGTGCCACGACGCTGCCGCCGCAGACAGAACAGACCATCGGTGACCTGCTGAGTGCCAAAGGCGTGAGCTGGACGTGGTACGGCGGCTCCTGGAATGCGGCGGTCGCGGAGGGTCCGCGCGAGATGGCCGCCCGGCGTGTCATCTATCGTTCCAACAACAACGGTGTGGCGACGCCGGCCGAAGTCGACTTCCAGGCCCATCATCAGCCGTTCAACTACTACGCCGCGTTCGATCCCGACACGCACGCGGCAGCTCGCGCCACCCACCTCCGGGACTACGACGATCTGGTGAAGGATGCGGCGGCAGGAACGCTGCCGGCGGTGACATTCTACAAGCCGGAGGGGATGTACAATCAGCACGAAGGGTACGCGGATCTCGACAATGGGGATGCGCGAATGGCCGATCTCGTGGCGAAACTGCGGGCAAGCCCGCAATGGAAGAACATGGTGATCGTGGTGACCTACGACGAGTTCGGAGGCGTCTGGGATCACGTGGCCCCGCCCAGAGGGGATCTGCTCGGGCCCGGTACCCGCATTCCGGCCATCATCATCTCGCCGTTTGCCCGCGCGGGGACGGTCGATCACACCCAGTACGACACGGGATCGGTGCTACGCCTCATCACCCGCACCTTCGACCTCGGGACCCTGCGTGGCCTGGCGCAGCGCGATTCCGCGCTGGTCCGGAACGGTGGGCGGGCCATGGGCGACATGACGGGTGCGTTGACGTTCCCTTGA